In a single window of the Halomicroarcula saliterrae genome:
- a CDS encoding beta-CASP ribonuclease aCPSF1, with amino-acid sequence MSTVDKQLEDVRATIDEEVPNRISVTDVTYEGPELVIYTRDPKEFATDDDLVRRLASKLRKRITVRPDPDVLTRPESAREEIRDIIPEDAAVSDIQFLADTGEVVIHARKPGRVIGRRGETLREITRAVGWTPEVVRTPAIDSPTVANVRTFLTQERDDRRDILERVGRQIHRDPMSSDEWVRVTTLGGCKEVGRAAYIISTADTRILVDCGDKPGERSEQPYLDVPEAIGSGATSLDAVVLTHAHLDHAALVPLLYENGYDGPVYCTEPTRDLLGLLTLDYVDSAARTGRQRPYDTEMVREAVKHCIPLEYGDVTDIAPDVKLTLHNAGHVLGSSVVHFHIGDGLYNVAFSGDIHYDNTRLLDGAVNEFPRVETLVLESTYGGRNDYQTDQGDSERKFKERLQDAAERDGTVLVPTDAVGRPQELLVVIEELMRSDDVPEMPVYIDDIIWEATAVHTSYPEFLRDGVADRLHDDDENPFLADQFTPVSDDEERRELAERDEASVVLSTPGMCTPGPVRTWLEALAPDPDNTLTFVDYQARGTLGNRIQSGRDSVSLDGESVPLELHVETIDGFSGHADRQGLENFVKTMHPRPEKVLCVDGDQSATQDLSSSLYHDYNLRTFTPQNLETFRFI; translated from the coding sequence ATGAGCACGGTAGACAAGCAACTCGAAGATGTCCGAGCAACGATAGACGAAGAGGTTCCCAACCGCATCTCGGTCACCGACGTGACCTACGAGGGGCCGGAACTGGTCATCTACACCCGCGACCCCAAGGAGTTCGCCACCGACGACGACCTCGTCCGGCGGCTGGCCTCGAAGCTCCGCAAGCGTATCACCGTTCGGCCGGACCCCGACGTTCTCACGCGCCCCGAGTCGGCCAGAGAGGAGATACGTGATATCATCCCCGAGGACGCCGCCGTCAGCGACATTCAGTTCCTCGCCGACACGGGCGAGGTCGTCATCCACGCGAGAAAGCCCGGCCGAGTCATCGGCCGCCGCGGGGAGACGCTGCGGGAGATAACCAGAGCCGTCGGCTGGACGCCCGAGGTGGTCCGGACGCCGGCTATCGACTCGCCGACGGTGGCGAACGTCCGGACCTTCCTCACACAGGAACGCGACGACCGCCGCGACATCCTCGAACGCGTCGGCCGCCAGATTCACCGCGACCCGATGTCGAGCGACGAGTGGGTCCGCGTCACCACGCTGGGCGGATGCAAGGAGGTCGGGCGGGCGGCCTACATCATCTCGACGGCCGACACGCGCATCCTCGTCGACTGCGGCGACAAGCCCGGCGAACGCAGCGAACAGCCGTATCTCGACGTGCCCGAGGCCATCGGGTCGGGCGCGACCTCGCTCGACGCCGTGGTCCTGACACACGCCCATCTGGACCACGCCGCGCTGGTGCCGCTGCTCTACGAGAACGGCTACGACGGCCCGGTGTACTGCACGGAGCCGACGCGTGACCTGCTGGGGCTGCTGACGCTGGACTACGTCGACTCGGCGGCCCGGACGGGACGGCAGCGTCCCTACGACACCGAGATGGTCCGCGAGGCGGTCAAACACTGCATCCCGCTGGAGTACGGCGACGTGACCGACATCGCGCCGGACGTGAAGCTCACGCTGCACAACGCCGGCCACGTGCTCGGCAGCTCCGTCGTCCACTTTCACATCGGCGACGGGCTCTACAACGTCGCCTTCTCCGGGGACATCCACTACGACAACACGCGGCTGCTGGACGGCGCGGTCAACGAGTTCCCGCGAGTCGAGACGCTCGTGCTCGAATCGACGTACGGCGGCCGCAACGACTACCAGACCGACCAGGGCGACTCCGAGCGCAAGTTCAAAGAGCGGCTACAGGACGCCGCCGAGCGCGACGGGACGGTGCTCGTTCCGACCGACGCCGTCGGCCGACCACAGGAGCTGCTGGTCGTCATCGAGGAGCTCATGCGGTCTGACGACGTGCCCGAGATGCCCGTCTACATCGACGACATCATCTGGGAGGCCACGGCCGTCCACACGAGCTACCCCGAGTTCCTCCGTGACGGCGTCGCGGACCGGCTCCACGACGACGACGAGAACCCGTTCCTCGCCGACCAGTTCACCCCGGTCAGCGACGACGAGGAGCGCCGGGAGCTGGCCGAACGCGACGAGGCCAGCGTCGTCCTCTCGACGCCCGGCATGTGTACGCCCGGCCCGGTCCGGACGTGGCTCGAAGCGCTCGCACCGGACCCCGACAACACGCTCACCTTCGTCGACTACCAGGCCCGGGGAACGCTCGGCAACCGCATCCAGAGCGGCCGCGATTCGGTGTCGCTCGACGGCGAGAGCGTCCCGCTGGAACTGCACGTCGAGACGATCGACGGCTTCTCCGGCCACGCCGACCGGCAGGGGCTGGAGAACTTCGTGAAGACGATGCACCCCCGCCCGGAGAAGGTCCTCTGTGTCGACGGCGACCAGTCGGCCACGCAGGACCTCTCCTCGTCGCTGTACCACGACTACAATCTGCGGACGTTCACGCCGCAGAACCTGGAGACGTTCCGCTTCATCTAA
- a CDS encoding iron transporter, with protein MDRRRFLAGAGLAGASIVAGCGSLQEQSTRSPPLVENRPDATYYPTHREGMEMIGTKQAGDYMVGLTYSYPHRFWTVTGTTAEQVSIRDADSVHLMASVWDPETNTVLPIQSGVNIEIASDGETVADKQPWPMVSQNMGFHYGDNYQLDGEGVYELTVSISGMTERRLGAFDGNFGTSGKMSTNWEFSRAARDSISYTEFPDKQGDQAALDLMSMEMIPTSQLPATDALPGELLGTAKGSDEVYAATWLSDADFLGSGESYLAVSVHTPYNRVPLPMMSLDGTVDVGGETAFDDALTAAIHPDIGYHYGAVVPATGDPTVTVETVAPPQVSRHEGYETAFLATPTVEF; from the coding sequence GTCGACCCGGTCGCCGCCGCTGGTCGAGAACCGACCCGACGCGACCTACTACCCCACCCACCGCGAGGGCATGGAGATGATCGGAACGAAGCAAGCCGGCGACTACATGGTCGGCCTGACCTACTCGTACCCACACCGGTTCTGGACGGTGACCGGGACTACCGCCGAGCAGGTCAGCATCCGGGACGCCGACAGCGTCCACCTCATGGCGTCGGTGTGGGACCCGGAGACCAACACGGTCCTGCCGATCCAGTCGGGCGTCAACATCGAAATCGCGTCCGACGGCGAGACGGTCGCCGACAAACAGCCCTGGCCCATGGTCTCTCAGAACATGGGCTTTCACTACGGCGACAACTACCAGCTCGACGGCGAGGGCGTCTACGAGCTCACCGTCAGTATCAGCGGGATGACCGAGCGCCGCCTCGGTGCGTTCGACGGGAACTTCGGTACCAGCGGGAAGATGAGCACCAACTGGGAGTTCTCGCGAGCGGCCCGCGATAGCATCTCCTACACCGAGTTTCCGGACAAACAGGGCGACCAGGCCGCGCTCGACCTCATGAGCATGGAGATGATACCGACCTCGCAGCTCCCGGCGACCGACGCGTTGCCCGGCGAACTGCTGGGCACCGCGAAGGGCAGCGACGAGGTGTACGCGGCGACGTGGCTCTCCGACGCCGATTTCCTCGGGTCGGGCGAGTCGTATCTCGCCGTCTCGGTCCACACGCCGTACAACCGAGTACCGCTCCCGATGATGTCCCTCGACGGCACCGTCGACGTGGGCGGTGAGACGGCCTTCGACGACGCGCTGACCGCGGCCATCCACCCCGACATCGGCTATCACTACGGGGCCGTCGTCCCCGCGACCGGCGACCCGACCGTCACCGTCGAGACTGTCGCGCCGCCGCAGGTCTCCCGCCACGAGGGGTACGAGACCGCGTTCCTCGCGACGCCGACCGTCGAGTTCTAG